The following are encoded together in the Kwoniella europaea PYCC6329 chromosome 1, complete sequence genome:
- a CDS encoding ATP-dependent Clp endopeptidase, proteolytic subunit ClpP produces MSRIASSVLRQAAVAGPSRTVRSRSFGFIPTASSEQNLFPDQASNPAVRDSLVPIVVEQTARGERSYDIYSRLLRERVIFLGPVNSVDSTLLTAQLLFLEAEDPSRPIKLYINSPGGVVTSGLAIYDTMQYISPPVHTFCLGQAASMGSLLLAGGEKGHRYALKNSSVMIHQPSGGAQGQASDIALHAKEILRIRSALTDIYADHCTRPDEQRDTARERFEKALERDYFMTADEAVEFGIVDKIVTRRADGQIGEEEKK; encoded by the exons ATGTCAAGGATAGCCAGCTCGGTCCTACGACAAGCCGCAGTTGCCGGTCCATCCAGGACAGTCAGGTCAAGGAGCTTTGGATTCATACCGACAGCCTCTTCCGAGCAAAATCTGTTCCCTGATCAAGCTTCGAATCCTGCAGTGAGAGATAGTCTGGTACCGATTGTTGTTGAACAGACT GCTAGAGGTGAAAGAAGCTATGATATATACTCGAGACTGTTGAGGGAACGAGTAATATTCCTGGGACCA GTAAATTCCGTCGATTCTACCCTCTTAACCGCCCAACTCCTATTtctcgaagctgaagatccCTCTCGACCCATCAAGTTGTACATCAACTCACCAGGAGGAGTCGTGACTTCCGGATTGGCGATATACGATACCATGCAATATATATCTCCACCTGTACATACATTCTGTTTGGGTCAGGCGGCAAGTATGGGTAGTTTGCTCTTAGCTGGAGGAGAGAAAGGTCATCGATATGCATTGAAGAATAGTAGTGTTATGATACATC AACCATCCGGCGGAGCCCAAGGCCAAGCTTCCGACATTGCTCTGCATGCCAAGGAGATCTTACGTATTCGATCAGCCTTGACCGACATATATGCCGATCACTGTACGAGGCCGGACGAACAGAGGGATACGGCCAGAGAAAGGTTTGAAAAGGCACTGGAAAGAGATTACTTTATGACTGCGGATGAGGCTGTGGAATTTGGTATCGTAGATAAGATAGTGACACGTAGGGCGGATGGGCAGAtaggtgaggaagagaagaagtag